The window TACTTTAGTTTCATTCTGCGGGAGAatagagaaaaatataaatatctatttttagTACGAAAAAATATCTGATACACGTCATCAAATCTTAAcactttatttataaatgatcattttttttaaaaaaaactaaaaagttaatattaaaatttatattttattaattttttatttcttttaaaataatacttCATTGACGATGAAACGTGAATTTAATAACATGACAGTGTATAAAAACTATGACAGCACATTTCTGAAATTGCTTATCTATCAAGAGTTGCATGTACGAGTATCCCACTGCCTGGAAATTTGAGCTCTGGATAGACATCGAAAAGTGGGAGAGAGCCTCCTACGACGTGCATATTTACCCCTATGAAAGAATATGCTTCATCTCAGCCTTATATCGTGGAGGGGCTGGACTATAAAAGACCTAAATAATATTGGGGGGTATGCTGTATTTCTTAACATGGTACTACTACGTAACCTGAATTTGGAGCCTTCCAAAATGAAGATGGAAATTGAATCATGGCTTGTATTCCTAACAAGCATGTCTGCTTGAGCGCACACCATATACCACACGCACCCAAAGAGACACACACAGATTGCCTTCACTCAATAatatgaattgaaaaagaaaagaaaatcccGACTTTACAGCTACCTAAAGGgtttcctttttgtttccttctcttcctttttttttNttcttcttccttttttttttttggttttttttgttttgtttttctttctctgtGAGGAGAGGCATTTGAGATCAGAAATTGGCCTCATCCTCAGCAAATTTCAATAAGAACTTCAAAATTGAAGGCTTGGGATCATCTTCAACTCCTTTGTCCCTGGTTTCAAAAATCCCTTTCATAATACGAGTGTACAGCCTTTCCAGCTGAGGAATACTGTAGCTTTTGGTTCGCTCCACAAACAGTTGCTTGGCAGATTCCACTTGGTTTGAAATCTCGTCATCTGCCATTCTAATGTCCTCGGATCCACTCCCATTTATCAGATCAGAAGCTTCTGTACAACTTTCTTGCTGGTTGCCATCACCACAAGTAGATTCAGGCCTCTCACAGTTTATCTCGTTTGCCTCCAGGGCTTCAGATGACTTGGTTTGTACTGAATCTATGATCCTTGATTTTTCCTCTACTGCAGCACAAATGAACAGATAATTTGATAAGTCATGACCATTGTAACACTTCTAACTAAATTATGAAAGAATAATCATCAGTAAGATAATTGTTATAGAAAGTGCAGAAACTATAGGGTGATCAAAGAAACTACAAAACAATGATaatttgcttcttttctttattctgGTAAGGATACTGTGGTTTTGAACCCgcataaaatatcaaaatgcGGTATGGTGGGCTGGAGGTAGACAGAGGGATTCATTCCATAATTGATTCCCATCTCATACTAGTAATCAATATTAAGCCTGATACAAACTCCTGTTTTAAATTCAAAGGCATGAAGAACATTTTTAAACCATCTGCAGCTCTGGTACTTTGAAGGAGGCCATCTCCAAGCATGACTGGCTACTGCATATACCTTTGTAAGTAAACACAatgattttcacaatataCTCTACCCTGTTTCTTAACTCATTGGCTCCCACCCTTTGGTGGGTGATAAATCACATATTCTACACTTCTTAGGATTAGGATTTGGAACATAATCAAAACCATGATTTGCAATGAGATTTCTAAAATAAATATGACGGAAACTTATTGCTTACAATGAATGACCAAAATCAGAAAAGCGAAAACCTTCTACTTTTAAGATACTCCACGTTATGGGGCAAATATTAGCACTAGAAAGAAACCACCAACCAAAATCTAAGTACCAGATTCTTTTACCCTAGAAATGGTATTATATATGGATActaattattaatcaaaaaacACTGACACAGCTGCTTTAAGAGCCTGCCAACTGTTACCTTCTGGTTCTTAAGTGATTCCAAGATATGATTTAAATGAATGAGTGATAACGTTGAATGCTTAGAACTTTTGAAAGGGAAAAGCCCCTTCATAATATAAATGTAACCATATGCCTATCCTGgtattggatgccaattgagaaAACTAAATCCAAATCTTAGTAACAAAATATGTGAACTTATCCTAAACCCACCTGATCATGCACCTAGTGAGAGTCAGCTAAATCTATGTATACACACATAAGAGACATCCAAATACCTGCAAGGACAGTATCAACATTCTTCTTTGGCCTTTTCAAAGCCTCATAACTTTGAAGATTGACCTCTGGCTGGACATTCCGAAGTCGGGCACTTGCTCGAGTGACAGTTCCAAGCTGCACAACAGGTAGCAAGGGGAGAGTAGACACCCCTATATCATCTGGCATATGTGCTGGACCCCCTTGGACAGCTATTTTGTCACAATAAGCAACCAGTGCAGGGTCCATCTGTGACAGCATCCCATGTACCTgatagaaaagaaattaagattatgaaaagaaaaaaaagtaagcCCCAGAGTAATGAGAAGAATATTTGGAGCAAAAGAACGAGTAAACGTACTGCATCCCGTAGTTCATAAGCTCTACTAACAATCCTAGCACCATTATAATCATCTCCGTTATAAGCCTGAAATTCAAGAAAGCAAAGCAAATCAGGCACAGGAAACCTTATGGGAACAGAGCAAGACAAAAAGGAAGATAATGCAGATAATATTTATTACTAAGTCTTTCAATATGTTTCCAGAACTTGGCACAAAGAACTGAAACATATAATACATGACAAGTGTACAATggaaaaagacaaaagcatCCACAGGGCTAAAAAATCCAAAGCATGCAATACAAAGACATGCCCTGTGCATGAATTTTGTCAGTAAGTCACCTTCCACTAATTTGTCACATCCCCACCTAGTGGAAAAATATATCAATGAAGTACACATTAGTTCATGTTATACACAGGATATCAGGAGAAGATTGGAATATTTGTTATAAAATTCCAGTCTCAACAACAAGAGAAGATTTGTCTACTGTGTATAGTATGTAATAAAACCAAACTTCCAAGTGATCCTTTACCTGACATAAGAAATAATATCTGCATTTAACTTAATGTCAAAGAAGATTACAACAATAGACTGACAGTAAAGATAAATAAACTAGCAAATTATTCAGATTCTACTCTCATGTACATAGCATGCGACTGTTGGTTtttttgtaatgcatgtgCAGTTTAGATGCATTCATGTGTACCTGTCTATAAAATGCATCTGGTGAAGAACCTAATTCCTTTCCCTGTTAtgtaatttcaattttagcaattaggattttcatatttttggaTTCTgggtatttttgtaaatgGTCAGAACTGTAACTGTTGCAATTCCTCTACCCTTTGCTTAGTTATGTTACTTTGACGAGTTTAGATTATTATAGCATTTTGCAGTGGTTcaggtttattttcttggtgcCTAACTTGGTTGTTTACATGTTTAGTGGTTACTATCCTATTAtgaatcttcttttttttttttgaaagacctattatgaatattttgaatattttggtTTCTTGAGGCATGGATAACGAGGAATATCTCGTGCCCCCTTCTTCCTCCTTGATTCTCTACATGCATAGACCGGTGAAACTACTGTTCATAGTGTTGCTGCAAAGCTTCCTTATTTATTCTCTTCTCCCTTCCTTTTCctgttctttatttttttactttttttattgttaggGGAGGGGATTTAAACTTAGGACCTCTATTTCCATGGTGAGGTGTGGGTACCACTGAGGCAATACCTcgctttttcacttttcatttCTATTCAATCCTAGATCCAACCCATTCTATAGACTACTTCAGAGGCCCTAAACCCACAATTTTTCTATCCTTCTCCCACTTAAATAGCTCATTGTAAAATCAGTTTCAAAACCACAATTTTGCTGCTGCAACAAAATTCCTTGGAATCTCTTTCTGCTGCCAGCCACTCTTTTGCCCTTAAGTTCCAATGAATTTGAGCCCCTGAATATAACAATAAACCTAAAATCCCAAAATTTTCAGCCCTAGGTATCTACCCTACCATAGATCCTAAGCAAACAGATTTCCCCCACTCTGTCCTACATGCATTCATACACGTTAAAATGTTAATCCCCCAAATAATCCACAGTAAACCATCATCCATTAGTGGCAAGGTACATGTTCAACCaagttaaattaataaaaatggaAATCAGAATAGATCACATATAGAAATCATAACAAACCCACACCTTTGCATTGGTTACAATCAGATCAACATCTTGCAGAAAAGCTGCACAGGTAAGATATTGCCCAGAGTCAACCCGCTGCAATAGAGTAGCCACATCCATAGGGTTCTGGATTATTGAGCGGTAGTTTGGTGCGTCCTCATCAGTGACTGGGTAATGAAAGACACTAAATCTTTTATCGTAAAATATCCTGCAACATGATCAACCATCGTCTAAACAGCTTAGTAACTGTTTAATAAAACCCTTTTCAGCCATAAATCAAGGCCTATATATCTTATTTTGTAAGCTCATATAAAGATAACAACAAtcaacaataaattaaaacctTCAAGCCCATTCTAGAAGCAATCTTCTTCGAAATTTGAGGTTTTCCCAGCTATATTAACTTTGGAGATAAAGCAGGAGTAAATAAGGGTAACAAATGTAAGTTGATAAATAGAATTACATGCAAAGGAGATCTTACACCCAAAACAAATTCATGGACCATTAGGAAACATCCAACGATAATTATTTAATGAGCCAAAAACCACACTGCAATTGGGAGAGATATACAAGAGCCAGCTTCATGTCTACAGGTagattttctctttctttttctttcttttcttctttagtcatagtttcaaaatttttttcactagtttttttcattttcttagcTAATAAATTTCTCTCAAGGTCACCGAACTAAGCAGTTCTACAAGAATACACCTAATATGCCTTGGGCAATACTTTGAAAAACTTTAGATCTTCTTCCAATCTTAGTTATAGTTTTTTCATTTGCAAAATTCCAACTCAGCACTGAAACCTGAGTTCCAGTTCCCTCGTCTATTTGTCCTAAATTTCACCTGAATCGATTGAAATATGCTTCACAGAGATTATAACGCCAAGATAAAGATAGAAAGGCAGGATGAAGGGGGCAGAGggaacaacaaaagaaaaggatgcCTAAGTTAAAGGGTATACTATAAAATGCGTTTCTGATAGGACCATGGTAACTTACCGGTTGCAAACATCTCTAAGGCACATCCGTAACCGGCGAAGAGCATGTTGCTCAGCTTCTACTTTGGCCTTCAATTCTGAGACCTTTGGTCCACTTGCCACTTTTGGCACCTTGGGAAGTTCAGGAAGAGATTCTGATTCCCGGGACTTTTTGGTCACAGCCTCCAACAAGACTGACAAAGCAGCTTCAATTAAACGGTCAAAAAACAAAGATCTGTCTTCAGTTGATGGTTTGTCCACTTGATAGCtgacaataaaaattaaatacatgactgtcaaactaagttttaatcaataaaaagataagtaaataaataccTAGGACGATTTGGAAAAAGTAAAATTCCTGCTCATCAATatcaacaaaacagaagcaacaccacaaaatagaaaaagggaATACAGAATGCAGTTGGACTGAATCTGAGATGTTCATCGATATTATTCTATTCATACATTGaatttataaaacaaaaaagagtgAATCTGTGATGTTCCAACAAGATCTATTACTTGCAAGATCTATAACTTGCAAGAAAGGCCAAGAAGGGTTTATTTATTCAAAACCAAATGTCATGGCGACAACAATAACCAGCCCAGATTATGAATAATAACTgccaatggtcaaaatgataCCAGAATAAtcacaaaaaagaaatggtaGAAATGCATAAAAGGTTACTTTAAGGGTTAGTTAGACATACACACTACGCTGAGGAAATACTGAATATGGATTCCCGTCAAATTCAGCTAGTAAAATTGAGGATGTTCCAAGTAACAATATAGGTAAGTCCGAAGGCAACTCTTCTAAAAGAGTAAGCAGTACGGCCCTTAGCTGTTCATGTGCCTGCAATACCATATTCATCAAACtcagaaaataaagaaaggaCAGAAATGGACTAATAAACTGGACCTGAAGCACCCAAAAAATCATCAACTTTTAATTGAGTGCACTCAATTGAACTAATACTTAATCAGAATCAGATATGAAAAATTACTCAATGAAAGGAAGCACTCACGTTATCCCACCATAGATTAAACTGGGGTATATAGAGTATAGATGGTGTTGTTCTTCTTGCTTCGCCAAATATATGAACCAGTGCTTCCTCTGGTGTCTTTGCACTAGGATCCGAAAGAAGTGATGGAAGACCAAGAGAATGTACAGGAAATTTCTCTAGCTCATGTAAAATTGCAGGTCCAAGATGATCCTGTAGAACTAGATCAGTAAGTATATTCAGTTTTTGGTTCCAACATTTGCAGTTATTAAAAATCAAGAAGATGCAAAATATTTACCAAGCCAGAACCATCACCACCACACAACAGAAGCCGAGGCCTATAAACAAGAGGAATTGCAGATCCATATGAGAGCATAGAAAGCTTAGTCAACTCAGATGACACTGTTAGGGGAGGAAATATGTCAGATATATAGTTCATGGCTTTCTGGAGATGTCTTTGCAGGCACGGTGCAACTACCAAAGACAATGGCCTAGAGTGAACAATGGAACCTCTGTGAGCAGCGGGAGTAATTGTTGACATGGCCTCTACAAAGTGATACTTTTCAACCTTCACCGAGTCAACATCTATCAAAAATTTATCATCACTAGTGTACACTTGAGGATATTTTTCACGAAATGCACGAATGGCAGCTTCAGTGCATAGGGCCTTCAAATCTGCACCGCAATATCCCACACAACTAGCTGCAAGTTCCATTTTAAGTTCCTTAGAAGGAGGTTGCCTCCACTTCCGAGTGTGAATATCTAATATTTCAGCACGTGCTTCACAGCCAGGCAAAGGAAAATTGAATTCACGATCAAATCGCCCAGGGCGCCTTAAGGCTCCATCAATAGCATCAATCCTGTTGGTTGCTCCAATCAAAACAACTTGTCCACGAGAATCAAGACCATCCATGAGGGCAAGCAAAGTGGAGACGATTGAATTGTGAATCTGCTCTTGTTTGCTAGACCTCACAGGAGCAAGACCATCTATCTCATCAAAGAAAATGATGGAAGGCTGATTCCTTTGTGCCTCCTCAAAAAGAAGTTTCAATTGTCTTTCAGCCTCACCAACCCACTTGCTAAGCACATCAGCACCCTTTCGCATGTAAAAACTGACTTTCTGACCTGCCTTTGAAGCAGCACATGCTAATGCTCTGGCAATCAATGTCTTACCTGTGCCAGGAGGACCACACAACAAGACACCCCTAGGTGGGGTGATGTGATAACTTGCAAAGAAATCTGGATACAACAAGGGAAAGAAAACCATTTCCTTTAAAGCATCAATATATTCAGAAAGCCCGCCTATTTCATCAAAGCTTACACTCTCATCAACCTGTAAGGGTTGAATATCTGCCCCTCCTTTAGAACTTGGTCCAGCAGTCTGAATCCCAGAAGTCAATGTAGCAAAAGCATCACTTTGATGGCCCCAACCAGATGCAGCAACATTTAATCCCCATGGTGTTGTCCCATGCATGTCTAGTCCCCCAAACAGCCAAGGTGGTCCAGATCTGCTCCCACCTCGACCCCAGGGAATAGCAGGCCCCTGATCCAGCTCATCCACAAGAAGAGAATCATCAGAATCCTCGGCTCTTGCTAGACGATGACGCTTATGAACTCGTGATCCACCCTTCCTAACATCCCTGCTGACCTTAGTCCCCATTCCTTGATGCAAAACCCTCCGAGGAGATCTAGCTCTTTGCTTGCTCTCATCCATAGAAAGCCTGCGTACATCAGCACGATTTCGAAGATCATATCGCCTCCTTCCTTCCTGCTCTTCTTCACCCTCCTCGTCATCACCATCATCTTCTCCTTCATCTTCACCCTCAGCCTCTCCATCACCCTCATCTTCAGCATCACCCTCTTCCTCATTTTGGCCATCATCTGCAGCATCGTCATCTAAATCATTCCCATTTTCAGTTTCATCCTCGCCAACTTTCTCCTCTGAAGTGTCCTGCTCATCACCAAAATCCAAATTCATTCGTTTAATTGCAGCTGCTTTTGACCGACGAGGGCGCAGTCCTTCACGCCGAGGAGTTTCTTTAGTCTCCATAGTCTTTTTACGCTTGGGAGAAGGAAACTCATCTTGACTTACACTGTTATCAACCTGGTTCCTCAAAGGTCGATATGAAGGtctctgaaaaaaaaaatagtaagaTGTTGAAATAGAATACACTTTCTGTGATGCGTTAATATTGATATCTCACCAAATCcgagaaaagaaattgattttcaaaattctgTTACCATCATGTCTTCATCCTCTGAACCGGAACTGTCAGTATAACCAGTAAGATTCACAGAAACTCTCCTCTTTCTTGACGAACGTCGAAGATTGGGTGTGCCTGACTGCAACAAAAGGATGactaaaattaatcaaattcaGAATACATGACATCATTTACAAAATGAATCATTTTGATGTAATTGGCTTCAAGAGAAGGGGCGGTGATATGAAAAGCATGCAAAGATGCAACTTATTAAAGAAAACCTATATGGCACATGGCCTCCTATAAGAATGCCTGACATAAAAGAGAAATAGGAATCTATATTTTAATCTAGAAAGCAGCAGAACAAGGAACTAGTATCTGAAAATGCAATATGATACAGCTGCAACACAAAATTAATGTCACCATAAATGTTATGATATCAAGTGTCAACAAATAATTAATGCTTACAGTCATactaaaatcataaacaaaatctATGCCAGGTTAGGAATGGTTTTAGCACGAGTAAACAGTTTGCAATGCCGTCCGAGTTCATCTCAACACTGCATGGACCATCCTAGGTTCAAGAGATGTAGACACAGCAAAAGCAGTCAAAAGGTTGTAGGCATaacaagagaaagaaataggTTATACATATGGCGCAAAGTTGAAATAAATCCTTTCCATttaaaatagtctttaaaGTAATCTATGTTGTAATTCCTAAGCATTTCAAATAGGTGGTTGGTGATGGTTTCTTGCATATCTGTTAGGAAACAAATGAACCATTTTCAAGTGCAAAATAATAGCATCAGCTAATacgtttcttttcttttataatggCAGCAGAAACTCCTTAAACTCCTTTTGGCTGTTGCTGTTTGCTTCCAgaagcaaaaagcaaaagagCGTGCTTGGATATAAAGTCAAACAAAATCTTCAAagaattataataaaatatttaatttctttagaTAACAAAATGCATGATTCTACTTGATATAAACTGATTATGTTATATTGGcgttatatttatatatgtccAATTTTTAACCAATTATGATTCTgcattttaactttttcttctaCTTTATAGCAGCTTTTCAAGAAGCAAATGGCAAAATTAAAGTAGCAAAAGCAACAACAAAACAGAGGCTTAATGTAtgcaatataattataaaactaCTATAATCATGTAAGAGAAGAAGATTTATATTACCTAATccctttataattttatgataTCTACAGTCTAGACAAACTTCACATTGAAACTGGACGAGCTAAAACTTTTCTCTAAACTGCTTAAAGACTATCAGCATGATATATACATTTGGATAAGAATGCATAACTTACATTGTTGTTGGAAGTCCGCACTGGCCGATCCCCTGAGCGCAACATTTTGGCAATGCGAGATGCTGCCGTCCTTGTCTTTGTCTTGCTTTTCCTAGTTCGAATGATGGTTGGAGTGTAATACAAATATGGGCGGCCATACACTTTTGGCCTTCTTCTAAGCCTATCACTTGTGCGCACAGGCCTAGAAACTGGCCCATCTCCTTGACCAGATCCTTTTGAATACATAGGCAAACACTAGCTTTGATGATTGTATTCTTCCATAAACTTCCAAGTGTAACAACACCTTGAAGAGGAAagtacaaaataataataagcaGAGAAATTGCTTTGCCTAAACATTCTTGCATGTATAACTTTTCAATTATGCCATTGTTAATGGCACATGATTCTGGACAATTATCAACAGTTATACTTTTCAAAGAATAATCTCAATTAAACACGGGCAATTATGAAGTCATTAACTACATAGAAACAAGAACCTCTATCAAACGGTAGAGTAAGAGAACAAAACATTGTAACAAGTAAACCTATTATATCCTCTTTTAAGCTAAATGCAAGCAAGAACAATCTTTATGAACCAAATTATCTTTCCATTACTAGATAAAATTCTAAGTTCTCAATGGCATGTGTATTAAGCATGCATATTGATGATACCTGATAGCTGCTGCAGATTAAGAAAGACCCTTCAGATGCTATAAAACCGCAGTAACTAAAACATTCAAGGACATTACCAGAAAATATCTTTGTTTTACCATGTTAAGAAAGAACATCAAAAGGTATGATGAAAGATATCACAGAAAGGTAAAAATGTCTTCTTGAGAGGCCGTATTACTCCCTGTTAGGAGCTACACATTTCCTCTGAAGTATGTGGAGTTTGAGGACCAAGGATGCATACTGGTTACAAAGGAACTTCTTCAACAAGGAGCTCAGACTAGTTAGAAGGATCAGTTTGCAGATTGTGCTCAGAACCACGCTTTAATAAGAGATTGGTTAATAAAAAAGAGGTAAATGGGCAGGGGAAGGGCACAAGATGGGCTCAAAAGACTGATAGAGAACTATACATGCCTAGTTGTCACTTTCTAATCATATATGCCAAGAGCATTTAATAACTCTCTCCTTTCCAAAAACATTCCAAGTACAAACATAGAAAACAGATTTAAGGCAACTCTTTCTCCATACCAAGATGAGCTGCGGCTCAATTTCAGAAAACAGACAAGTGTCTCCATCCTTCAAGatcttatttttgaaattattccCGCTCTGTTTGTTTTCAGAAACTTCAACAACATCATTCTTCAGTTAACGTACTAACATCCAATTTTCATAGCAGcaacattttcatcaaaagcTAAGGTATATTAAATCATGAACTGTTCAATGCTTATTCcacattcaattaaattaaagactTCGTCCTAAGTAAAATCTTCAGTGTTTACTTAGAGGAGAAAACGTCAAAACCTacacctaaaaaaaaaatcctttgatTATTGCAAAGTGAAATTAACTATTagcacaacaaaaaaaaaagatcaaatcaaaCGAAGCAAATATTCGAGGTAATTCCAAACTGTTCGTGCTCCTCCTTCAAAAATAATCCCATTGGAGTGCTAAATCTAGCATATTAATCAAAAACGAGCAAAGCAACAGCACATGCACATGcacatataaagaaaaaaaaagaaacagagtTGCTGAAAACAGAGAGAAAAAAGCatgtaaatgcaaaatgaaaaaacaaaaaataaaatttaaccaaATCAAATAACgtataacaaaaaaatccttcaaatttagtaataaaaacaaaatacttTGACATTTCTTCTTTGAAATGAAACATAACAATACTTTAGTTCGGAACAACGGAGAGAAATGTAAATTAAAGGCCGAGATTTTGTGGTTTATACCTAATCAGAGATCTAGCTGAGATGAGCTTCCACCAGAGAAGAGAAAACGCGAGAAAGTGCGAGAAAGTGCAAGGAAAGAAAGGGGTTAAAACCTCGAGGAGCTTGTAAGAGAGCTCAAAGTATATAAACAAAAACCTAGAAAGAGAGAGCTAAAGGAAAACGAGTTCCCTGAGTTATTCGACTCAGTGAGCGTCCGGCTCGAGTCactatcttttattttctctttttcccaAAAGGGACCCATTAAAAAGCGGGTCCACGCTGACACTTAGATAAATATGTTTGGAAACTGTAATGATATTAAGCAAACGGCCAGTCAATATTAGCCACGTAAGCTAAATGTGCTTTGTTTCGACATTTAGAAAACGGAGGTTGCATTTGCTGAGTTGGCTGATAATCATTGGTTTTGTAATTTGGGAACGGTTAGATACAACCACACCTAATTAAGATTCCTTTCTTTCACGGTTTGTTTGTGTCCACAGTGGCAGAAccataaattttataaagaaattgaGCTTAGCCAAAATGTTTAATGTTGGGATTTAAACTTTtccataaaagaaaatttttgggaTTTGAGAtagaattttcattaattaagaaaGCTTATCTCTTCAATTTGGTTCAATTTTATAACCCACTTGTATTTAATACACAAGTTAACATCACCAAAACCctactttcaaaaaaaaaaaacattaccaaaacctaaaaatgAAATACTTATCATTAAACACATCCTCTTAGGTAAAGATAGAATTATAGTTTGTTGTTGGTTGCTTGGGCTTTCAATTAGAGTTTGAACTAATTGCATCCTAATTAACAGAAAGCTTGAAAATAGTTTGTAAACGCCTTCATTAGCATTAATTACTGATCCATCCATGGTGTTTGACTATACATCCGCTATGCATTGCCATCCGACTGGACAGGCACCACCTGCTTCCCTGGAGAAGCAATCTAACTAAGCCGTTTCATTTCTTGCAAGCTCCGATCCATTTTGtgaaatcttattttcatggAATTCACCACCTTCTTCCTTAACTTCTTCCAATGGCTTGTAAGTATAAAGCCAGGCACAAATAATGTAGTAAACAAGATTCACAACTTGGATGCCACTAACAAGCCAATAGTAGTACTCTAGTCTTCCCCTGTTGAGATTCCTGTCAGGCAACCAATTGTTCTTCTCTCCGGTGTACTCATGAACAAGTGATACCAGCAATGTTCCTATGTAGTTCCCCACCGATGTTGCTATCCAATACAGTGCTGCAGCTGTGCTTCTCATGCTTTCTGGTGACTGGTCGTAAAGAAATTCCAGGTGCCCGACTGACATGAAAACTTCTGCTATCCCATGAAGGCAAAAT is drawn from Theobroma cacao cultivar B97-61/B2 chromosome 4, Criollo_cocoa_genome_V2, whole genome shotgun sequence and contains these coding sequences:
- the LOC18602557 gene encoding ATPase family AAA domain-containing protein At1g05910 isoform X2, whose translation is MYSKGSGQGDGPVSRPVRTSDRLRRRPKVYGRPYLYYTPTIIRTRKSKTKTRTAASRIAKMLRSGDRPVRTSNNNSGTPNLRRSSRKRRVSVNLTGYTDSSGSEDEDMMRPSYRPLRNQVDNSVSQDEFPSPKRKKTMETKETPRREGLRPRRSKAAAIKRMNLDFGDEQDTSEEKVGEDETENGNDLDDDAADDGQNEEEGDAEDEGDGEAEGEDEGEDDGDDEEGEEEQEGRRRYDLRNRADVRRLSMDESKQRARSPRRVLHQGMGTKVSRDVRKGGSRVHKRHRLARAEDSDDSLLVDELDQGPAIPWGRGGSRSGPPWLFGGLDMHGTTPWGLNVAASGWGHQSDAFATLTSGIQTAGPSSKGGADIQPLQVDESVSFDEIGGLSEYIDALKEMVFFPLLYPDFFASYHITPPRGVLLCGPPGTGKTLIARALACAASKAGQKVSFYMRKGADVLSKWVGEAERQLKLLFEEAQRNQPSIIFFDEIDGLAPVRSSKQEQIHNSIVSTLLALMDGLDSRGQVVLIGATNRIDAIDGALRRPGRFDREFNFPLPGCEARAEILDIHTRKWRQPPSKELKMELAASCVGYCGADLKALCTEAAIRAFREKYPQVYTSDDKFLIDVDSVKVEKYHFVEAMSTITPAAHRGSIVHSRPLSLVVAPCLQRHLQKAMNYISDIFPPLTVSSELTKLSMLSYGSAIPLVYRPRLLLCGGDGSGLDHLGPAILHELEKFPVHSLGLPSLLSDPSAKTPEEALVHIFGEARRTTPSILYIPQFNLWWDNAHEQLRAVLLTLLEELPSDLPILLLGTSSILLAEFDGNPYSVFPQRSVYQVDKPSTEDRSLFFDRLIEAALSVLLEAVTKKSRESESLPELPKVPKVASGPKVSELKAKVEAEQHALRRLRMCLRDVCNRIFYDKRFSVFHYPVTDEDAPNYRSIIQNPMDVATLLQRVDSGQYLTCAAFLQDVDLIVTNAKAYNGDDYNGARIVSRAYELRDAVHGMLSQMDPALVAYCDKIAVQGGPAHMPDDIGVSTLPLLPVVQLGTVTRASARLRNVQPEVNLQSYEALKRPKKNVDTVLAEEKSRIIDSVQTKSSEALEANEINCERPESTCGDGNQQESCTEASDLINGSGSEDIRMADDEISNQVESAKQLFVERTKSYSIPQLERLYTRIMKGIFETRDKGVEDDPKPSILKFLLKFAEDEANF
- the LOC18602557 gene encoding ATPase family AAA domain-containing protein At1g05910 isoform X1 produces the protein MYSKGSGQGDGPVSRPVRTSDRLRRRPKVYGRPYLYYTPTIIRTRKSKTKTRTAASRIAKMLRSGDRPVRTSNNNSGTPNLRRSSRKRRVSVNLTGYTDSSGSEDEDMMRPSYRPLRNQVDNSVSQDEFPSPKRKKTMETKETPRREGLRPRRSKAAAIKRMNLDFGDEQDTSEEKVGEDETENGNDLDDDAADDGQNEEEGDAEDEGDGEAEGEDEGEDDGDDEEGEEEQEGRRRYDLRNRADVRRLSMDESKQRARSPRRVLHQGMGTKVSRDVRKGGSRVHKRHRLARAEDSDDSLLVDELDQGPAIPWGRGGSRSGPPWLFGGLDMHGTTPWGLNVAASGWGHQSDAFATLTSGIQTAGPSSKGGADIQPLQVDESVSFDEIGGLSEYIDALKEMVFFPLLYPDFFASYHITPPRGVLLCGPPGTGKTLIARALACAASKAGQKVSFYMRKGADVLSKWVGEAERQLKLLFEEAQRNQPSIIFFDEIDGLAPVRSSKQEQIHNSIVSTLLALMDGLDSRGQVVLIGATNRIDAIDGALRRPGRFDREFNFPLPGCEARAEILDIHTRKWRQPPSKELKMELAASCVGYCGADLKALCTEAAIRAFREKYPQVYTSDDKFLIDVDSVKVEKYHFVEAMSTITPAAHRGSIVHSRPLSLVVAPCLQRHLQKAMNYISDIFPPLTVSSELTKLSMLSYGSAIPLVYRPRLLLCGGDGSGLDHLGPAILHELEKFPVHSLGLPSLLSDPSAKTPEEALVHIFGEARRTTPSILYIPQFNLWWDNAHEQLRAVLLTLLEELPSDLPILLLGTSSILLAEFDGNPYSVFPQRSVYQVDKPSTEDRSLFFDRLIEAALSVLLEAVTKKSRESESLPELPKVPKVASGPKVSELKAKVEAEQHALRRLRMCLRDVCNRIFYDKRFSVFHYPVTDEDAPNYRSIIQNPMDVATLLQRVDSGQYLTCAAFLQDVDLIVTNAKAYNGDDYNGARIVSRAYELRDAVHGMLSQMDPALVAYCDKIAVQGGPAHMPDDIGVSTLPLLPVVQLGTVTRASARLRNVQPEVNLQSYEALKRPKKNVDTVLAVEEKSRIIDSVQTKSSEALEANEINCERPESTCGDGNQQESCTEASDLINGSGSEDIRMADDEISNQVESAKQLFVERTKSYSIPQLERLYTRIMKGIFETRDKGVEDDPKPSILKFLLKFAEDEANF